Proteins found in one Herbiconiux sp. A18JL235 genomic segment:
- a CDS encoding carbohydrate ABC transporter permease, protein MLIPTVVYFAVWMLAPTVYGVVLSFTESSLAGRVDFVGVENYVGLAADKQFLGSLWTTAAYTLQVVGPCLILAVIMGRLLTARTRLNSVFMTVFFIPFVLPGVAIGIVFVLLFQQYGLVNQIAGGDHAWLSDARTALIVVSAATIWSMVGYYTIIFAAGYQQIPPEITEAATIDGAGAVRRFFSIELPLLRPTLIFALVTSVAAVLTDFGMPFIMTQGGPADATLTLPLLIYNQSFMYGAVGKSSAMAVVLLIAAVALTIVIVRATRERVRRERVTR, encoded by the coding sequence ATGCTCATCCCGACCGTGGTGTACTTCGCAGTCTGGATGCTCGCTCCCACGGTCTACGGAGTCGTCCTCAGCTTCACCGAATCGTCACTCGCCGGCCGGGTCGACTTCGTCGGTGTCGAGAACTACGTCGGCCTCGCGGCGGACAAGCAGTTCCTCGGCTCGCTCTGGACGACAGCCGCGTACACGCTCCAGGTGGTCGGCCCTTGCCTCATCCTCGCCGTGATCATGGGCCGCCTGCTCACCGCGCGCACGCGCCTCAATTCGGTCTTCATGACGGTCTTCTTCATCCCGTTCGTTCTGCCGGGCGTCGCGATCGGCATCGTCTTCGTGCTGCTCTTCCAGCAGTACGGGCTGGTCAATCAGATCGCGGGTGGCGACCATGCGTGGCTGAGCGACGCGCGTACCGCACTGATCGTGGTGTCGGCGGCGACGATCTGGTCGATGGTGGGGTACTACACGATCATCTTCGCTGCGGGCTACCAGCAGATCCCGCCCGAGATCACCGAGGCGGCCACCATCGACGGCGCCGGCGCCGTGCGCCGCTTCTTCTCCATCGAGCTGCCGCTGTTGCGGCCGACCCTCATCTTCGCTCTGGTCACCTCGGTCGCCGCCGTGCTCACCGACTTCGGGATGCCGTTCATCATGACGCAGGGTGGCCCCGCCGACGCCACTCTGACCCTCCCGTTGTTGATCTACAACCAGTCGTTCATGTACGGAGCGGTCGGCAAGAGTTCCGCGATGGCGGTCGTGCTGCTGATCGCAGCGGTGGCTCTCACGATCGTGATCGTGCGCGCGACCCGAGAGCGAGTGAGACGAGAGCGAGTAACGCGATGA
- a CDS encoding carbohydrate ABC transporter permease, whose protein sequence is MKRHLPPFIGILFLCGMAVLTCVPLLWALSGSFQTNSSLAATPYSWFPPEPSPQNYADAVSVGNSGRAILNSLVVALIISSVGVVVAQMAGYVLAKHRFLGRDLLFWTIVSTMLIPFPAIMVPVFIIARSFGLVDSLAGLILPGLIASSTVFFMRQYMQGLPDELLESARVDGAGEWTTYWRIVFPLAWPVLISMALLTFVGSWNNFLWPLVVIQSPENMTIPLAMNSFKGQYFNNNVVMLAMSVLATLPVVVLFLLGRRRILDSVMVSGGLK, encoded by the coding sequence ATGAAGAGACACCTTCCGCCGTTCATCGGCATCCTGTTCCTCTGCGGCATGGCCGTACTCACCTGCGTGCCCCTGCTCTGGGCGCTGTCGGGCTCGTTCCAGACGAACTCTTCGCTCGCGGCCACCCCGTACAGCTGGTTCCCTCCCGAACCCTCGCCGCAGAACTATGCCGATGCCGTGTCAGTGGGCAATTCGGGGCGAGCGATCCTGAACAGCCTCGTGGTTGCGCTGATCATCTCCTCGGTGGGCGTGGTGGTCGCCCAGATGGCGGGCTACGTGCTGGCCAAGCACCGCTTCCTCGGGCGTGATCTGCTGTTCTGGACCATCGTCTCGACCATGCTCATCCCGTTCCCGGCGATCATGGTGCCGGTGTTCATCATCGCCCGCTCGTTCGGTCTGGTCGACTCGCTCGCGGGTCTCATCCTCCCCGGTCTCATCGCCTCATCGACGGTCTTCTTCATGCGGCAGTACATGCAGGGCCTTCCTGACGAACTGCTCGAGAGCGCCCGCGTCGACGGCGCCGGCGAATGGACGACCTATTGGCGAATCGTGTTCCCCCTCGCATGGCCGGTGCTGATCTCGATGGCGTTGCTCACGTTCGTCGGCAGCTGGAACAACTTCCTCTGGCCGCTGGTCGTCATCCAGTCGCCCGAGAACATGACCATCCCCCTCGCGATGAACTCTTTCAAGGGTCAGTACTTCAACAACAATGTCGTGATGCTCGCGATGTCGGTGCTCGCGACCCTGCCCGTCGTGGTGCTCTTCCTGCTCGGCCGGCGACGCATCCTCGACTCGGTGATGGTGAGTGGCGGGCTGAAGTAG
- a CDS encoding RidA family protein has product MSKTSLSTDAAPAPAGAYSQAVVANGFVFTAGLGPHDPATGAVPAGIAAQTRATLENISAILRECGCVLDDAVKVTVHLADLADFVEYDKVFGTFFSHPRPVRTTVGSQLAGILVEIDVVAALPVAATTEAAAVEETSTVL; this is encoded by the coding sequence ATGTCCAAAACCTCACTGTCCACCGACGCTGCGCCCGCCCCTGCGGGGGCTTACAGTCAAGCGGTGGTCGCGAACGGCTTCGTCTTCACGGCGGGCCTCGGGCCGCACGATCCAGCGACCGGTGCCGTGCCCGCGGGGATCGCGGCGCAGACTCGCGCGACACTTGAGAACATCTCCGCGATTCTCCGGGAGTGCGGGTGCGTGCTCGATGACGCCGTGAAGGTCACGGTCCATCTCGCCGATCTTGCCGACTTCGTCGAATACGACAAGGTCTTCGGCACGTTCTTCTCGCATCCGCGACCTGTTCGCACCACGGTGGGCTCGCAGCTCGCCGGCATCCTGGTGGAAATAGATGTCGTCGCTGCGCTGCCTGTCGCCGCGACGACGGAAGCCGCCGCAGTCGAGGAAACGTCTACCGTGTTGTAA
- a CDS encoding GntR family transcriptional regulator — MALKPVSNESLRGRVAASIRESILDGSLPPGAKLTEPELARQLETSRGPIREALRDLEQEGLVRSQAHRSVRVVEITREEVLEVLVPIRLVIEEYAFRRALTHLTASDFETLDSLVAEMEGVAAAGDAEALGDLDVEFHRFVIDRAGQEQCAQIWRSLQPRIRAHFRKEQKTQRLDDVVDEHVLLLDALKAGDDQLVVERVREHVMTFPSHHQGEVPA; from the coding sequence ATGGCGCTGAAGCCGGTGAGCAACGAATCCCTGCGAGGCCGGGTTGCGGCAAGCATCAGGGAGAGCATCCTCGACGGCTCGCTGCCACCCGGCGCGAAGCTCACCGAGCCCGAACTCGCCCGCCAGCTCGAGACCAGCCGCGGCCCCATTCGCGAGGCCCTCCGCGACCTCGAACAGGAGGGGCTCGTACGCAGTCAGGCGCACCGGAGTGTGCGAGTCGTCGAGATCACTCGCGAGGAGGTGCTCGAGGTGCTGGTCCCCATCCGCCTGGTCATCGAGGAATACGCGTTCCGGCGCGCACTCACCCATCTCACCGCCTCGGACTTCGAGACCCTCGACTCCCTGGTCGCGGAGATGGAGGGCGTCGCCGCGGCCGGCGACGCCGAAGCGCTCGGCGACCTCGACGTCGAGTTCCACCGTTTCGTCATCGACCGGGCCGGCCAAGAGCAGTGCGCGCAGATCTGGCGGTCGCTGCAGCCTCGAATCCGTGCCCACTTCCGCAAAGAGCAGAAGACACAGCGCCTCGATGATGTGGTCGACGAGCACGTGCTCTTGCTCGATGCTCTGAAGGCGGGCGACGACCAGCTGGTGGTCGAGCGCGTGCGTGAGCACGTGATGACCTTCCCGAGCCATCACCAAGGCGAGGTGCCGGCCTGA
- a CDS encoding SDR family NAD(P)-dependent oxidoreductase, protein MTAPSESAPTAADADWTVVTGAASGIGRAVALDRAGVGGRLALLDIDREGLVAVEAEARAAGASDVRIWLCDVSDEERVVEVFGEVAAAGPITAVFSNAGIERNAPAHRMDRETWRRVLEINLDGCFYVCRAAVSAMLVTGGGSIVCTSSPAAFQGFVAGGNAAYAASKGGLGALVRSLAVDYAGCGIRVNAVVPGAVDTPILVAEVDEAQVDAARKRMAADAREQIPLGRMGRPEEIAKAVGWLFSDDSSYVTGTHLVCDGGLLARSANTF, encoded by the coding sequence GTGACGGCTCCGTCCGAGTCGGCTCCCACCGCGGCGGACGCCGACTGGACGGTGGTGACCGGTGCCGCGTCCGGAATCGGTCGTGCGGTCGCGCTCGACCGGGCGGGCGTCGGGGGCAGGCTCGCGCTGCTCGACATCGACCGGGAGGGCCTCGTCGCCGTTGAGGCGGAAGCTCGAGCGGCAGGCGCCTCCGATGTGAGGATCTGGCTGTGCGATGTCTCCGACGAGGAGCGCGTGGTCGAGGTGTTCGGTGAGGTGGCCGCTGCCGGCCCGATCACCGCAGTCTTCTCGAACGCCGGCATCGAGCGCAACGCCCCGGCTCACCGGATGGACCGGGAGACATGGCGGCGTGTGCTGGAGATCAATCTCGACGGGTGCTTCTACGTCTGCCGAGCCGCGGTGTCGGCGATGCTGGTGACGGGAGGTGGCTCCATCGTCTGCACCTCGTCCCCTGCGGCGTTCCAGGGCTTCGTAGCCGGCGGAAATGCCGCCTACGCCGCTTCGAAGGGCGGTCTGGGAGCGCTCGTGAGGTCGCTCGCCGTCGACTACGCCGGGTGTGGCATTCGTGTGAATGCGGTGGTGCCCGGTGCCGTCGATACCCCCATCCTCGTGGCGGAGGTGGACGAAGCCCAGGTCGACGCCGCCAGGAAGAGGATGGCTGCTGACGCGCGTGAGCAGATCCCGTTGGGGCGGATGGGGCGACCGGAGGAGATCGCCAAGGCTGTCGGGTGGCTTTTCAGCGACGATTCCTCCTACGTCACCGGCACTCATCTCGTCTGTGATGGCGGTCTACTGGCCAGGAGTGCGAACACCTTCTGA
- a CDS encoding glycoside hydrolase family 3 C-terminal domain-containing protein yields MHSRRIEQLLESMSLDEKLGQLNMPLSIEVGAEPGAPLPPADADEIEAFARGEFHPDLGPGGGFFQLSNLAGATAETQARFFNELQAVAARTRLGVPVLQIAEGTHGFSAPGATIFPEGPALGSSWNPALVREVYAAVAREARSVGVHVLCTLVIEPTRDPRLGRSCEGYTEDPYLASVYAAAIVAGAQGDDLSDPESAGVVLCHFPGQSQPESGLERGAMHISERQLRSVFLPPWERGLREGKALSVMATYAAIDGMPTHGSTALLTDLLREELAFEGIVLSEGYGFKTLVYEGVAADQKEAGRLAITAGVDVNITYEEAYLSPLKRLVLEGAIDETLIDRAVSRVLSVKERLGLFENATVDPERARAVLGCEAHADLALRAARESIVLLRNRDGVLPLDRDGLRIAVIGPNADNALNQLGDYTMAWQGLPIDRQLVSVLEGIRSQAAPGAEVVYARGCAITGDDRSGFAEAVAAAREADVAVVVVGEQIGGPFPDDPAMWPTVGEGADVADLDLSGVQEELVLAVHETGTPVVVVLVNGRPLSIPRIDETAAAIVEAWLPGEAGGRAVADILFGSHEPMGRMSLSVPRHAGQLPVHYNHDAAKTFQSELAQRYVDMPYTPLYVFGEGLAYTEFSLEGLTLAAVGDDAFLAVSFTVTNTGSRAGHAVPQIYVRDLVSSSVPLSRELAGFASVLLAPGESRLLTVGLDERAFATLQPDGSWVVEPGEFIVMACWSSAETVVSLRVSAELSGEIVTFSTSECGSVS; encoded by the coding sequence ATGCATTCGCGACGGATCGAGCAGTTGCTCGAGAGCATGTCGCTCGACGAGAAGCTCGGGCAACTCAACATGCCCCTGTCGATCGAGGTGGGCGCTGAGCCCGGTGCCCCGCTGCCGCCCGCTGACGCTGACGAGATCGAGGCATTCGCGCGGGGTGAGTTCCATCCCGATCTAGGCCCCGGGGGCGGCTTCTTCCAGCTTTCCAACCTCGCAGGCGCGACCGCTGAGACCCAGGCACGGTTCTTCAACGAGCTCCAGGCTGTCGCGGCGCGCACCCGGCTCGGTGTGCCGGTACTGCAGATCGCCGAAGGAACCCATGGATTCTCGGCACCCGGAGCCACGATCTTCCCCGAGGGACCTGCGCTCGGCAGCAGCTGGAACCCCGCGCTGGTGCGCGAGGTCTACGCGGCCGTGGCCCGGGAGGCACGGTCCGTCGGGGTGCATGTGTTGTGCACGCTGGTCATTGAACCGACGCGCGACCCTCGACTCGGTCGTTCGTGCGAGGGATATACGGAAGACCCCTACCTGGCCTCCGTCTACGCGGCGGCGATCGTCGCCGGGGCGCAGGGGGACGACCTCAGCGATCCGGAATCCGCAGGGGTGGTGCTCTGTCACTTCCCCGGGCAGAGCCAACCGGAGTCTGGCCTCGAGCGTGGGGCCATGCACATCTCCGAACGTCAGCTGCGCTCGGTGTTCCTGCCTCCGTGGGAGCGCGGTCTACGCGAAGGCAAGGCGCTGTCGGTCATGGCGACCTACGCTGCCATCGATGGGATGCCCACACATGGTTCGACCGCGCTGCTCACCGATCTGCTGCGAGAGGAACTCGCCTTCGAGGGGATCGTGCTGAGTGAGGGGTACGGCTTCAAGACCCTCGTCTACGAGGGTGTCGCCGCCGACCAGAAGGAGGCGGGCCGGCTGGCGATCACGGCAGGCGTCGACGTCAACATCACGTACGAAGAGGCGTACCTCTCGCCGCTGAAGCGTCTGGTGCTGGAGGGTGCGATCGACGAGACGCTCATCGATCGCGCCGTCTCGAGGGTGCTCTCAGTGAAGGAGCGACTCGGGTTGTTCGAGAACGCGACGGTCGACCCCGAGCGGGCACGGGCGGTGCTGGGCTGCGAGGCGCACGCCGACCTCGCTCTGCGCGCGGCGCGTGAGTCGATCGTGCTGCTGCGCAACCGCGACGGCGTGCTCCCGCTCGACCGCGACGGGCTCCGCATCGCCGTCATCGGGCCGAACGCCGACAACGCCCTCAACCAGCTCGGCGACTACACGATGGCGTGGCAGGGGTTGCCGATCGACCGGCAGCTGGTGTCGGTGCTCGAGGGCATCCGATCTCAGGCGGCCCCCGGGGCAGAGGTGGTGTACGCGCGTGGGTGCGCCATCACCGGCGACGACCGGAGCGGCTTCGCCGAGGCCGTCGCCGCCGCGCGTGAGGCCGACGTCGCCGTCGTCGTCGTGGGTGAGCAGATCGGCGGGCCGTTCCCAGACGACCCCGCCATGTGGCCCACCGTCGGAGAGGGGGCGGATGTCGCCGACCTGGATCTGAGCGGTGTGCAGGAGGAACTCGTGCTCGCCGTGCACGAGACCGGAACGCCCGTCGTCGTCGTGCTCGTGAACGGGCGGCCGCTGTCGATCCCACGCATCGACGAGACCGCTGCGGCCATCGTCGAGGCTTGGTTGCCCGGGGAGGCGGGCGGCCGGGCCGTCGCCGACATCCTGTTCGGCAGCCACGAACCGATGGGGCGCATGTCGCTGTCGGTGCCCCGTCACGCGGGCCAGCTGCCGGTGCACTACAACCACGACGCCGCGAAGACCTTCCAGTCGGAGCTCGCTCAGCGGTACGTGGACATGCCCTACACGCCCCTCTACGTCTTCGGCGAAGGTCTGGCGTACACCGAGTTCTCGCTCGAGGGGCTCACCCTTGCGGCCGTGGGGGATGACGCCTTCCTCGCGGTATCGTTCACCGTGACCAACACCGGCTCGCGTGCAGGTCATGCCGTGCCCCAGATCTACGTGCGCGACCTGGTCTCATCGAGCGTGCCGCTCAGTCGCGAACTGGCGGGATTCGCATCGGTGCTTCTCGCGCCCGGCGAGTCGCGCCTGCTGACGGTCGGACTCGATGAACGGGCTTTCGCGACTCTGCAGCCCGACGGGAGCTGGGTCGTCGAGCCGGGTGAGTTCATCGTGATGGCGTGCTGGTCGAGCGCGGAGACGGTGGTGTCCTTGCGCGTGTCTGCGGAACTCAGCGGCGAGATCGTCACCTTCTCGACCTCCGAGTGCGGGTCTGTCTCGTGA
- a CDS encoding creatininase family protein, whose amino-acid sequence MTTTRHLAQHTTTEAGELFAQARLALLPVGAIEQHGPHLELRTDISIATAMAERIAAGLGEPAIVCPPMPYGISEHHLRFAGTLTLRPATFQAVVVDIVESLAAHGVDRILVVNGHGGNVDAVRLAARAVRRDVDIMVAHMMWATVIGDIIAEEMEGRGAHNHACEIETSLALALCPQIVRYDRPGPAVYPGLEPLVAPPTARFDVPLRFDELSSDGALGDPSRADLELGSRLADAAVERGIAFARAFLLEGFPQTQKL is encoded by the coding sequence ATGACGACAACACGCCACCTCGCTCAGCACACCACCACGGAGGCCGGCGAGCTGTTCGCCCAGGCGCGACTCGCTCTCCTCCCGGTCGGGGCGATCGAGCAGCACGGACCTCACCTCGAACTCCGCACCGACATCTCCATCGCCACGGCCATGGCCGAGCGCATCGCCGCGGGGCTCGGCGAGCCAGCGATCGTGTGCCCCCCGATGCCATACGGCATCTCAGAGCACCACCTCCGCTTCGCCGGAACCCTCACCCTCCGGCCCGCGACGTTCCAGGCCGTCGTCGTCGACATCGTCGAGTCGCTCGCTGCCCATGGCGTCGATCGGATCCTCGTCGTCAACGGGCATGGCGGGAATGTCGACGCGGTGCGGCTCGCGGCCCGCGCGGTGAGGCGTGACGTCGACATCATGGTGGCGCACATGATGTGGGCCACCGTGATCGGAGACATCATCGCCGAGGAGATGGAGGGCCGAGGGGCCCACAACCATGCCTGCGAGATCGAGACCTCGCTCGCGCTCGCCCTCTGCCCGCAGATCGTCCGCTACGACCGCCCGGGGCCCGCGGTCTACCCCGGGCTCGAACCGCTCGTCGCGCCGCCGACGGCACGCTTCGACGTGCCGCTGCGGTTCGACGAGCTCTCCTCCGACGGCGCTCTGGGAGATCCTTCACGGGCAGACCTCGAACTGGGGAGCCGCCTTGCCGATGCCGCGGTCGAGCGTGGCATCGCCTTCGCCCGGGCATTTCTTCTCGAGGGTTTCCCTCAGACGCAGAAGCTCTGA
- a CDS encoding mandelate racemase/muconate lactonizing enzyme family protein — MTHLPHRPSPPSSARLRGALPRIREVERIVLRVPFRSSVARWNSVLISDWQQVELIRITTDDPDVMGIGETIVEYSWARVTDAAVERVRQGDPMELLADDNLGAGLQMALLDLVGKALGVPANRLLARQRVREWCPIAWWNTDVPPALLAEEAASAVAAGYLSQKFKARPWFDVHDQVASVSAATPEGFLVDVDWNSFLLSPAQAVPVIRSLEQSGRLGIVESPIARTDVMGHREVRQKIATPLAEHFDPVLFPLWMRDDALDGFVVAGVGVTESLRQATLAAAFNKSCWLQMVGTGLTTALAAHLGSVLTHARWPAVTAMNTFAHDLLREPLQIAGGFLRVPEAPGLGVELDEQLVESLRVDDGADPLHPRRRLLTFRLADGRRVHTTSMQQLWAFCENDGTLPVQERGATLELRDDDGGLDFAQLYERAHVHPVWDAR, encoded by the coding sequence ATGACCCATCTCCCCCACCGCCCGTCGCCGCCCTCCTCAGCGCGTCTGCGCGGCGCGTTGCCGCGCATCCGCGAGGTGGAGCGCATCGTGTTGCGGGTCCCGTTCAGGTCGAGCGTGGCGCGGTGGAACTCCGTGCTCATCTCCGACTGGCAGCAGGTCGAGCTCATCCGCATCACCACCGACGACCCCGATGTCATGGGCATCGGCGAGACCATCGTCGAGTACTCCTGGGCACGTGTCACCGATGCTGCGGTCGAGCGGGTGCGCCAGGGCGACCCGATGGAACTCCTCGCCGATGACAACTTGGGTGCCGGCCTCCAGATGGCACTGCTCGATCTCGTCGGCAAGGCCCTCGGCGTGCCTGCGAACCGCCTTCTCGCGCGCCAGCGTGTTCGGGAGTGGTGCCCGATCGCTTGGTGGAACACCGATGTGCCCCCCGCGCTCCTGGCGGAGGAGGCGGCATCCGCGGTGGCTGCCGGCTATCTCAGCCAGAAGTTCAAGGCACGGCCGTGGTTCGACGTGCACGATCAGGTCGCCTCGGTCTCCGCGGCGACGCCGGAGGGGTTCCTCGTCGACGTGGACTGGAACTCCTTCCTCCTCTCCCCCGCCCAGGCCGTGCCCGTCATCAGGTCGCTCGAACAGAGCGGCCGCCTCGGCATCGTCGAGAGCCCCATCGCGCGCACCGATGTCATGGGGCATCGGGAGGTGCGTCAGAAGATCGCGACCCCTCTGGCCGAGCACTTCGACCCCGTTCTCTTCCCGCTCTGGATGCGCGACGACGCACTCGACGGATTCGTCGTGGCCGGGGTGGGCGTGACCGAGAGTCTTCGCCAAGCCACTCTCGCCGCAGCCTTCAACAAGAGCTGCTGGCTGCAGATGGTGGGAACGGGACTCACCACCGCCCTCGCGGCGCACCTCGGCTCCGTGCTGACGCACGCCCGCTGGCCCGCCGTCACCGCGATGAACACCTTCGCTCACGACCTGCTACGCGAACCGCTCCAGATCGCGGGCGGCTTCCTGCGTGTTCCCGAGGCGCCGGGTCTCGGCGTCGAGCTCGACGAGCAGCTCGTCGAGAGTCTGCGTGTCGATGACGGTGCCGATCCCCTCCACCCGCGGCGGCGGCTGCTGACCTTCCGGCTCGCCGACGGCCGACGCGTGCACACCACGTCGATGCAGCAGCTCTGGGCCTTCTGCGAGAACGACGGCACGCTTCCGGTGCAGGAACGGGGCGCCACGCTGGAGCTCCGCGACGACGACGGGGGCCTCGACTTCGCGCAGCTCTACGAGCGCGCTCACGTGCATCCGGTCTGGGATGCACGGTGA
- a CDS encoding carbohydrate ABC transporter permease — protein MPESALADRAETATAAPQRGDASLVKNPESAFDASRRRSYRVFVFPAVIVFVLILVLPTLFTIASSFTSWSGSGAMTFVGFDNYARMFRDPKFLVAVGNTFWIVVGVGVLVYAISFGLTLVLQNALGRKAIRSIIFFPTLIPGIVISILWGFLFNPDGLINGFLRIIGVVDPPPWLGSSLIFPTILLGMTWLSVGMYTIILLSAADRIPPEYYEVADLAGASALQRFRYVTLPLMWDVVSVTAVLWCITSLKTFEFLLTFSSTSGTLPDTGIWNLAVYSYAAAFPAGGVANFGASAACGVIMLLLALVLTILVRRIMRGDDIEY, from the coding sequence ATGCCCGAATCCGCCCTGGCAGACCGAGCCGAGACCGCGACGGCGGCTCCACAGCGAGGCGACGCCTCGCTCGTGAAGAACCCTGAATCGGCGTTCGATGCCTCCCGTCGCCGCAGCTACCGTGTGTTCGTCTTCCCCGCGGTCATCGTGTTCGTGCTGATCCTCGTGCTGCCGACCCTGTTCACCATCGCCAGCAGCTTCACCAGCTGGTCGGGCAGTGGGGCCATGACCTTCGTCGGCTTCGACAACTACGCACGCATGTTCCGCGACCCCAAGTTCCTCGTCGCAGTGGGAAACACGTTCTGGATCGTCGTCGGCGTGGGCGTTCTGGTGTACGCCATCAGCTTCGGGCTCACGCTGGTTCTTCAGAACGCCCTGGGGCGCAAGGCGATCCGGTCGATCATCTTCTTCCCGACGCTCATCCCCGGCATCGTCATCTCGATCCTGTGGGGGTTCCTGTTCAACCCCGATGGCCTCATCAACGGGTTCCTGCGCATCATCGGGGTCGTCGACCCGCCGCCCTGGCTCGGCAGCAGCCTCATCTTCCCGACGATCCTCCTCGGCATGACCTGGCTGAGTGTAGGCATGTACACGATCATCTTGCTGTCCGCGGCCGATCGCATTCCGCCGGAGTACTACGAGGTGGCCGATCTCGCCGGGGCCTCAGCTCTTCAGCGCTTCCGCTACGTCACCCTCCCGCTCATGTGGGACGTCGTGAGCGTCACCGCCGTGCTGTGGTGCATCACCTCGCTCAAGACCTTCGAGTTCCTGCTCACCTTCTCGTCGACGTCGGGAACCCTTCCCGACACCGGCATCTGGAACCTGGCGGTGTACTCCTACGCCGCAGCGTTCCCCGCCGGGGGCGTCGCCAACTTCGGCGCTTCCGCGGCGTGCGGCGTCATCATGCTGCTGCTCGCGCTGGTGCTCACCATCCTGGTCCGCCGCATCATGCGAGGAGACGACATTGAGTATTGA
- a CDS encoding carbohydrate ABC transporter permease: MSIETTLLPLAEQRPEPVGRRRRRGRRTGIRVVLIPFAWSLAIFDVAVLLWVFLGSFKTTRELLFDPWGLPASPQVQNYVDAWNSANLGAGIFNSVVLVLGCSLATILLSAPAAYALSRFRRPSAGMLTVVLVLGLGVPAQAVFIPLYVAFDRIGLTDSVFGLFVIYTGLAIPFTVFLLTGFFRSLPKELEEAAALDGLKPGRTFWTIMLPLTRSGLVTVFILNAISFWGETFFAIVFLRQETTISVSLLQFVKTMQYTGARWDVLFAGIVLVLLPLLVVYIWAGSKIVEGIAAGYGK, from the coding sequence TTGAGTATTGAGACCACCCTCCTTCCCCTCGCCGAACAGCGGCCCGAGCCGGTGGGTCGCCGCCGCCGGCGCGGTCGGCGCACCGGTATCCGAGTCGTGCTCATCCCCTTCGCCTGGTCGCTCGCGATCTTCGATGTCGCGGTGCTGCTCTGGGTGTTCCTCGGCTCCTTCAAGACGACGCGCGAACTGCTCTTCGACCCGTGGGGGCTCCCGGCGTCGCCGCAGGTGCAGAACTACGTCGACGCCTGGAATTCGGCCAATCTCGGCGCAGGCATCTTCAACTCGGTCGTGCTCGTGCTCGGCTGCAGCCTCGCCACGATCCTCCTCTCCGCGCCGGCGGCCTATGCGCTCTCGCGATTCCGTCGCCCGAGCGCGGGGATGCTCACCGTGGTCCTGGTGCTCGGCCTCGGTGTCCCGGCTCAGGCGGTGTTCATCCCCCTCTACGTGGCCTTCGACCGCATCGGCCTCACCGACTCGGTGTTCGGGCTGTTCGTCATCTACACCGGTCTTGCCATCCCGTTCACGGTGTTCCTGCTCACCGGATTCTTCCGCTCCCTCCCCAAGGAACTGGAGGAGGCTGCAGCGCTCGACGGTCTCAAACCCGGGCGCACCTTCTGGACCATCATGTTGCCGCTCACCCGCTCGGGGCTCGTCACCGTCTTCATCCTGAACGCCATCTCGTTCTGGGGAGAGACCTTCTTCGCCATCGTGTTCCTCCGGCAGGAGACCACGATCTCGGTCTCACTGCTGCAGTTCGTGAAGACCATGCAGTACACCGGCGCGCGTTGGGACGTGCTCTTCGCGGGCATCGTGCTCGTGCTCCTACCCCTGCTCGTCGTCTACATCTGGGCCGGTTCCAAGATCGTCGAAGGCATCGCCGCCGGCTACGGCAAGTGA